Below is a window of Dehalococcoidia bacterium DNA.
GCCTCCAGCGCCTGCTTCAGCGAGGCGGCCGCGTCCGCGTGCGCCTGCAATGGAGGCAGGGGCAGGACGCAGCTCCAGCCGTCCTCCTGCGCCGTCGCATCGGTCGGGGAGTCGAACGGGTAGTCCTCCAGCACCGGCCCTGACGCGCATTCGAAGAGGCGCAGGAGGGCGCGCAGGACACCCAGTTGGAAGTCGCGCTGGTTCGGTGGTCCAAAGGGGCGCCCGAAGGGAAAGGAGACCCAGAGGGCGCGCGGCGGGTGGATGAACTCGGTGTGCTCACGCACGAGGCTGATCCCGGCAGTAGGGACGCCTTCGGCCTCGATGTAGTGTGCGAGCCCGCCGACGGCGCGCGTGCAGTTGGGTCAGACGGGTACGAGCACGGCGCCTGTGACGGCGTCGCGGCGCAACAATCCGCCTACCTGGCGGCCGGCGTCTTCCAGGCGCGTGGGGTCGGTCGCGCCCATGAAGGAGTAGTGCCAGGCGGCTACGGAGCCGATCTCGCCGCGCCGCGCAAGCTCCTTGAGGAGGTCGAGGGGAAAGACGACTTTGACGTCTTGCTGGAAGCCGGTGCGGTCGAAGTTGACGCTGCCGTGGCTCATGACGAGGCTGGCCGCATCGACCTCCCCGGGGATGATGCGGTAGTCTGTCGCGCCGCCGCTGAATCGGGCGTCCTCCTTCCGGTGCAGTCCGGCGGTGCTCACGATGGCGACGCGCATCTCACGCAAGGGCGGG
It encodes the following:
- a CDS encoding glycine/sarcosine/betaine reductase selenoprotein B family protein encodes the protein MVRLSDLPPELADAYRRLPLPAFESTPWAPAPPLREMRVAIVSTAGLHRKEDARFSGGATDYRIIPGEVDAASLVMSHGSVNFDRTGFQQDVKVVFPLDLLKELARRGEIGSVAAWHYSFMGATDPTRLEDAGRQVGGLLRRDAVTGAVLVPV